One Arachis hypogaea cultivar Tifrunner chromosome 2, arahy.Tifrunner.gnm2.J5K5, whole genome shotgun sequence genomic window, ataaaatctctaatttttataaaatttcggcagcatctcctctaaaactcagactttgccacccttttcgggtccaaacatgcattcttttcaattcaacatacccttcctcatcatcataacaatcaccacaataaatctacctcaaatcaacaattatactcatacaatattcaaatctaacaaccaaaattcaactaagaatcatgATTCACAAATCCTAAGTTTttacacaaaatacctcattatcacaacaacctccacaatagttatacctcaaatcaataattcaccaaatcaccagttaatcaacaagcaccaaaccaaccatgttcatcaataGGATACTAAGCATTAAATATACACATGcaatccaacctatcctatggtcatctagcctaagttttcacagaacattttatattatatgcaagaaacctaaaccataccttagccgatttccaagTATTATTCCAATACAATTTTCCTAAAAGAACacagccctcaaaacctcaactaatccgcttcctccaagttccaatattcacaatttcaagctctaattatttattcacaacctaatacacatttataacacatacaTACCCAATtcaatactcaaagctcaaatttaatgaaattaaaataaaattatcgtatcctcaccttacccaagcttcacataagcaagagtgaacgttttcctcaagttaattggatcctaaaatattagaaatcaaagaaattcaaccttcccattaaaaattcgaaaattgggagAAAAAAGGGCTAGAAGTGATTAAGCAAGTTACCAGTGAAATTGTTCcaatagaaatgtagagctcgacgcggtggacgTGTGGCCGCAAACAGTACGGCGATTGGAGCTCAGACGAAAAAGTTACGGGAAATTGAATTCACCGTAAAcgtatttctcttcttctcttccctggGAGGCTTGCTGCGTCATTAAGGGAAATGAAGAGAAAGAGCCCGTGGCTCTTTTTAATTGTTGGACTGATTAGGCCCACAGTCCGGTTTGGGTCCGGTTCAACCAGTTCGGACCGTTCGGTCTAATCTTGGACCGTtttttcgaaattagtgtcaaaattttcgtttcgatgagttttattctaatttaatattatttttgaatttttaatctttcttattaaaaactaatttatttaataattatctaCTACTTTAACCGGAATTTACAAATTTACTATTTCAGTTTTTGTGTGcttgtttgtatatttttttttaattttttttccgttttgTGAAGTTTATTTCCATTTTGAGCTTGAGGAAAAATACCTTATCTTTTTTTGGATAGAAATATTTTGATGGATTGGAATTTGCATCTTGTGTATTATAGAAAGAATTGAGGGATTGAGTGTGTTGGTATTGCAGATTGGTCTGCATATGATTTGCGTTCTCACTCGATAATGACCATTAGTTAACATACTTTGAGTGATATCTTTATTAAACTAAGATATAGTTCTACTAAATGAATAGTATGGTAACTTTGGTAGTTGGTATAATTCAAATTGTGTATGTTAACTACaagattaagaaaaataaatataattcatgTGCTTTGTTGATGGTGGCATATTGTTGAGTAAAATACATTTTTGTCATTAAAAAAGTTACTTGTTTGATCTATCACTTATTCTACATTTGAAGTTTTCAGTTTTTGCCCTCTAGGGTTTATTGTGCATTTGATTAATAAAGTAGAACTTTTAACTTTAAAACAACATACATGGGACTTTAATGATCACAAAAAACTGGAAAGGGAGTAAGGTTAGAAGTAACTATATTTAATAGGTCATattgtatattatattttaccCTCTGTTGTAATATCATATCGGTTTTATTAGGtagacaatgatttttttaaacaatatgaacaatagattttagaattgacCTAATAAAGTAAAATAACACTCTAGCCCAAATTACCTCATAAATCTTAACATTTAGATAACCATCTGCATACCTAGTGAATTGAATATCCAGTCATTGTTAACTGTACATGAATAAatcgaataaaaataaataatcatctaattaaaaataattaacataatcaTCTGTATACCTATTGAATTAAACATCCGAcatattcattattcatattatttaatattctcattgtctacctatattttttcatATCCTAATCACTAAATAAATCTTTTAACATTATATTATATGCCTGTGGATTATTCCATTCTCATTGCAACTTTTGTATTTGATATTTCAAGATAAAAGTGGGTTCCGTTGGTGGCTCAAGAAGAATTTTCAAAGCCTAAGAAAGTGGAGGTGCGGTTTAAAGTTAAtagtgtttatatatatatatatatatatatatatatatatatatatatacacggaaatatttggtaaccaaagaaaatcagtcaaaaatagctataacttgtcttatttagcaataacttactttatttagcattcattaattgttaagGCAAGTTCTGACTGATTTTTTTGTCTGAAACTTGATATATAGCACTAAAAGATTTTAGTATCCGATAATTGACATGGTTTAACTTtgaattatgttatatatatatatatatatatatatatatatatatatatatatatatatagagagagagagagagagagagagagaattttattagtttaaatatgatgtcattaaaactttgaattttattagtttaaaaattattaaatttaaatatttaaaattatatgttgaattgttaaataaattttttttaaaagttaaaatttaattttaccattgaaTTTACTGTTGGTTAAATTCgtcaataattattaatttaattattaataataaataatatattattgtcGAATTTTATATCTTGCCAATTAAAAACTTATATCTGTCACTAAATTCATTGGTAATTAGTGGTAGACGAAAAAATCTGCCAGAAAATAATTACTGACGAAATATACACTTTCAAATTTATTCTGCCAATAAATCTGACAATATCCGACTTTCTTATAGTGCTAGGTGCTAATGTAAAACTTCAACATGCTCATCATTAATAGTtacacaaaaaagaaaataaaaagaacaatatTCAGCTTGAAATCTCAAGGATTCAATTTTCACATGTTATTATCTTCCTTCTATTTCAGAAAGAGTTAAATTGTTGTTTGATCTGGTGGATGGGTGACTTTTGTGAGAGGATTCTGAACTGTAAAGATTTTGTTTGTGGACAAATGCAACTTGTCCTGGTGGAGGAAGATGTGTAATCTCACTTATTAACATCAAAACCACAGTGGATATAGTTGGTCGCTCTTTTGTCAATTCTTGCACACATAAAAGTCCTATGTGTATGCACCTCAAAATACTTTTCTCAAAGCATGGATCCATAATCTCTGGATCTATTAATGATATGATGTTATTTTCATTCCATAGTTTCCATGCCttgaaaaacacaaacaaaacttTGTTAATATGAGTATAATAAATGAAATTGAAACCGTTTGTCACTAAAAAGTGGTAGAGGAACAATGACTTACATATCCCACAAGGCTTAGTGATTGCCGATGGTTATAAAAGCTGGTGTTTCTTCGTCCACTgacaatctctaataacaaaaCACCAAAGCTATAGACATCTGATTTTTCTGAAAATAATCCTTCCATTGCATATTCAGGTGGCATGTAACCGCTACATCCAAAAAACCAAATACaataactaactaattgactaacTAGTTATTATTAAACGACTCAAGACATAAAGTTAATTATGTTGAATTAAAAAGGATTTCATACTATGTTCCAATAACTTTTTTTGTACTAGCTTCGTCATCTTCATCTCCTCTAAAAATTCTAGCTAAACCAAAATCTGATATTTTTGGATTCATTGCATCATCCAACAAGATATTGCTTGCTTTGAGATCTCTGTGTATGATTCTAAGTCTTGAATCTCTGTGAAGATAAAGTATACCACGAGCTATCCCTTCAATTATGTTGAAACGTTTTTTCCAATCTAAGACTTTTCTTCGTTGTGGATCTACATAATAGTGACAGACAAAAGCCATGCTTAATTAAGCTGAAGGGAAAATGGATGATACAAGACCAAAGAGTATAAAACTAAGAAGGATGGATGAACCAACCAAAGAGAAAGGCGTCCAAACTTTTGTTTGGCATGAACTCATAGACCAACATTTGTTCGCCAGGTTCGACGCAACAACCAAGAAGTCTAACAAGATTGCGATGTTGAAGTTTCGAAATAACCACTACTTCATTCATAAATTCTTCCAGCCCTTGTCCAGACGCTTTGGACAATCTTTTCACTGCAATTTCTTGTCCATCTTCCAAATGGCCCTAAACGATAGTTAAAAATGTTCATACATACTGATTTTTTTAGCATAATGTGAAGAATTATTGACATATCTTAGGGTGAATTATTACCTTATATACCGGACCAAAACCTCCTTTCCCAAGCATGTTTTCAGCATGAAAGTTGTTTGTAGCAGTTGCAAGCTTTTCAAATTCGAACAACGGTAGTTCGTCGAGTTTCATTTGATTTTGTTCTCCAACAGTAGTCTTTTTTTGAGACAGAGTTCCTGAAACTTTCTTTTGTAAGAAAGAAAAACATACATTCTTGGactaaaaaattaatgaaatctACACTGCACACAGAAACAAAATTGATGAATCTTCTTTCTCCAATGAAATTTTATTGGAAACATGAAGTTGAAGGgtgtttctaattttttattttattttactttattcatgtttgtttAAAGTTGGATTATCACATTCTCTTAAAGAATTTCAACTACATGTTTTATATACCAGTGGATTAAAAGAATGCTATTTGTTaaccaaaataaattattaaaattaatcattatatatttatgtatgaaacatatatattttttaacttattttaatgtatattttatatattttaatatatattttatactaatagttaattttaatggcTGATTCTAATGTATACTTAATATGGAGTGGATTAATAAGTTGTTACTTACTAATTCACGATATCTTttctattctactaaaaatagTTAAACAAAAGATGTTTAAAGTAAAAAATCAAATTTAGTATTAATATAGGAGTAATGATCTAACTTAGTTCCtgtcctttttttttaaaaaaaaaataatgcgatttttgtttaaaaaaataaatatttcgaCTCTTAACATTATTAATTTTAGACAATATAAATactttgttaaaaaaaatctGTCAAGTAgtaatgaaaattaattttataggaattttaaattattacaaattattattaagtttgtttttaaaaaatttattcaccGTTAATAATTGAGTAAAGAAAGACTATTGCTAGAAGTGATATCGCAAGAAAAAAATTAGAGTTCATACATCtttccaaaagaaaaataacatctcacaagaaataaaaaaagagaatggtGATGTTTATGATGTTGGTGTTAGTGTTAATGTTGGGaataaagaaaatatataacAATGACAAAGTATGATTGAAcagtaaaaataatagaaataaaaattataatgataGTGATGAAAAAACTGATAATAATAGTAATGATAATTAActctattattgaaaaaaaaaattgtggagtttaaaattttcataaattataattaaatctaattttaaaaactaCATTCTGTTATTATTTGACaaattttttaagagaaaatttGTGTTGTcctaaaataataatgataatatcgaagcttttttaattattttatcatttaaaaaaatagataaaagacAAATTGGGTCTTACTCTTAATATAATTGTACTAGTagttatataacaaaaaaaattatttctcaaTATCATCAGAAAGTCATAATGGACAAAACTAAATATCACCGAAAGTATTTTTGCCGCGCCAAGTCTTTTACTAGTAACAAATATAACCAAACAAAAGAGAAAGGTTATATATGTCaccaacaaaatttattatttttaattaatatttaattattaaaaatatttttgtgttaaattttaaatttaataatatcaaaataaaatatcaatttaaaatattagctaacattaataaaaaatatcaacctATTAACATACATTTCTCAAAACAAAAGAATAAAACTCAACACGAATACATTATATAAATAATGGTGATAACTGACAagaataattttgttttattgtaaTATTGATATATTcgattataaataaaataaaataacattatttCTACTTATCATTAAATCGCATTAAAAAGTTAGTAAATATATATACCCATCAGGAGGACAAAGATATGTATATACATAGTCTACTCATAAGTCGTTAGTCGTCATAAGAAGTTGCAGTCAGTAGTCAATACTCACTGCCTCACTATGTTTTTGGATAATGGCTGACTATTCCTAGCCACTCTTTATACATTGGGTCAAGACTCTGAATGATCTAAAAAATGTGGAACCATATGTATTAAATGAGAAATTAAATGTTTAGCTGTTTTAGATGAAAAGTGGGTAAGGTTACTTACGAGCTTGTTTGGCGGTCCATTTTTGCCATGTAATGTATCCACAAATTGCTAATGCAATTACTCCAATCACCCCAGCAATAGTGGCAATGATTAATGACTTGCTTACTCTTCTTCCCTTATTACCTGTAGCTTCAAGGTATTCAGCATATATACAGAAGGATCTCAGAGTCAAAACAAGTTCATATATATTAACTTCGATCCCTACTGTTGTCAAGGCAACTCAATGATATGTACAGAGATAAGATTATAAAAAAGAGATTAAaagagttcaggctttcgttAGAATATTATGTCTAGTTTAATTTTTGGATTCATTATTACTACTATTTATAACATTTAATAAACATTTGTATAGTGTGCTAATACTCACTTTATCAGCTATtaagtatttataattttattgtaaCTTCAAATTCTAATATTCAGACTATTCTGTGTTAATAATCACTTTATCAATTATCACTGATAAAATAAATCTGACTGTTCTAACTTCAATATTTCTGTATTCAAATAACATCTCTCAATATAATATAATCGACATCTTTGTTATTATTTTAGCCACTGGACTATAAAGTTTAAATGTTTGATTGATATAAAATTAAACTAGTCTAGTTTGAGCTGTATatagctctttttttttttttttccaaacacAAGATTTGAACCACTTCAAAGAACCGAAACATTAGCACACTTTTAATTTGTATTGCATcaaatttagataattatttgtCACAACGATTAAAAACAATTCAAAGAGATAAAATGAAAAAACATACCAAGTTGAGAATGAGGGACACGAAGGAAGAGATCAACTCCACCAATTGAGAATTGTTCCAAATCAATCAAGTCTCTAATCCAAAACATGCATCCAATATAAGAATCATAAGCATAAGCCAAACAAGAACAATTTGCCAAACAACTCGTTCTGCAATTGTCTACGTCATCATCAGATCTCTCAGCGAAATCCGGCACTTTCATATTATTAAACACCTTAAACCCATCTTGTTGCACTTCATCAACTCCATTATGACTATTATTGTTCAAATTCTTCAACCTATCACACTGAAGCTGTGCCTCTTTCTTCCTCACACAACCACTAGACCAATTTTTCTTACTCCATTCGTGCACATTCCTTGGCTCAAACCCTTCGAAACAGCTACAAATCGGTATGCTATTTGGATCACAGTTTCCGAAAGGCCCACAAGCGCCGTAATAATCACAGTCTTTTGGAAAAATATCAATCGTGTAGTAATTCTTCTGGTTCAAGAATTTTGCCATCCTAAGTTTTCCATCATAAGTAATCCAGACAATAGCAAATGCATCTGGATCAGCGAAATTATACGTTAGATAATTGGTTCCATCTGGATCGTGGTCCAGACGCCACCCATAGAGATACTCTGTTAGCATCCTCGGAGAGCCGAGGAAAGTCCGACCGTTCCACGGACCGGTTCGGTAATACGGCCTACTTTTCTTGTACCATAAGAAAAGTTCCGGAGCGGCCAACCGCTCCATGCTCACGGAGTAGTCTCCAGAAGAAGGATCTGTAGGGGATTTCCAAGAAACATACTCCATTTTCTTGCCTGTGATCTTGTTCGCCGTGATTTTCATCCTTGGCATGGCTGCATCTGCAGGGTGCGTGAAACTGTCCCAAACCGTTTCTCCAGTTTTACCATCCCTAAGAACAAGGTTACCGTTATCTTGAAGCTGAGCACTTGAGATATTGGTTACATATTTAGTTGAGAATGTGAGGTTTGTTGACCAAACTATATAGTTTCTTCCGTCCATTACTACGAGGTTGCCATCCTTGTGAATCTTGATAACCCCTGAAGAATCTTTCACGGCTTGATCTCTGTTTGCTATCCATATGATGTAGGAGTCAGAGAGGTACCATATTGCAGCGTAGCGATTGGTTGAGTTTGGAGGGCTGAAGAATCCGAGCTTGAAGTTAGTGTTGTTTGAGGTTATTGTGTGATTGTCTTCAATGGATGTGTTTGATGTGATTGTGTCATTCATAGAGCTCAAACACAAATGGATGCTAACAAATATGAACAAAGTAGTAATAAACAAGAAGGAATTAGCATGAGTTTGATGACTTAGAAAACCCATGAAGAATTTTAATGTAGTAGAGTTGTGTGTGGTtgagatgataataataataataataatattagtttGGATCTACTGGCTTTATTCCATGTTAATTGTGGATGATCATGTTTCATTTATGTATTGATTTACGCAGTGGCGGGCGGATCTATGGCCTATGGGGTTTCATTATGTTTCAATAGCGACTagtgtttaataataaaaataataataattactgtattatgtatgaatatataataaatttataataaacatcggttaaataaaacaataatttagtctatttaaaaattaaaatgatccaAAAACAattaaagttataatttatttttaataaaattttattctttcatgtgtttttgatgcaatttttgtaagaaaatatttaaatatattttcttcATATGACAACAACTGAATGTAATTTTTCAGTAATGAAGActattaaagtaaaattttttaaacaaagataaaacacaaattttaacaaattatattattgtatatatattaattaaaaaaactattttaaaatttacgtTAAATATGATAATTGACtatttcaattatataaaatattactaaagaagtcttaaaaatactaaaaagtcaAAATATATTGTTGAATGTAACTCTTATCTAATATAATTATTGACTTGGCATATACactataaattataatttgttaatatcttattatattatgttttaatttattttatatttagtttgcCTTTTCTCATATAAAATTTCTGATTCTGCGACTACATTTATGTGTTTGGTTAAGCTTGTTGGCTTTAGCTATCTAGGTCtgtcaattcttttctttttcttagttttgagcaaatttaatgaatttaagaaCTACTTTTCTTAAAGCCAGTTGGAAAAAGGGggataatatataatagtcaaacagaaaaaataacacatatataaataatttaaaaatagtgaTAATTTGACAATATATGTTTAGTAAGGGTTATCTGGATGAACTCTTCATGAGTGAGATGGAAATTTTTGTTGAATCTTGGTCCTTGAACCAGTTGGTAAGAGTACTTATAAAGAATTTCGACGCTTAAGTTAATCTCAGTCCAAGAGACAAGAAACATACATAAGGATTAGAGGTAGATGTCATACTTTAGACGCGAATTATTGGCCTCTATTATTTATAGTATTTGGTGGACAAAGATTTGTGTAGTCTCATTTAAGACCCAAGCTAGATTTCTAAGAACTGAATTCAGATGGCTTCTTTTCTAGGTCAAAATGTTCCTTGCCGGAACGAAGTAGTACTTAAACCCAATTTTAAAACTGGTtgtaacacaaaaaaaaaaaaagaccaccTATATATTTccacttcaataataataataataataataataatcataataataataaataggtttaattactctattggtctctatagtttcgcgaaattttcaattaggtccctatactttttttctttttaattgggtccctgcacctactttttttttcaattaggtccctaccgTGACCAAACAGTTAGATTTAACGGAATATTCCATTCCTAAATTAAAGATTCTGTAACTTTATGTGAAATTCCTAACTCGCTTTGCACTCATATTTTCTGAAATACAATTTTACCCTCCCACACTTAGAAACTGTTCGTTCTCTTCTCCCAAACTTAGAGAAAAAACCCATTCACATTCGTTGCTTGCCAACTCGCTCAGGTGCAGTCTTTCAACTCCACCGGAATATTGCTGGAGGGTTTCGCGTCTCCGGTATCACTGCCGTCGTTGTAGGCGTTGGTGCTGCCTCTAGGTAAGACAACACTCAACCTTTCAGTCGTTGaagggtttttctttttttctcctggAAAAATTTATCATATTGTTTAGTAGTGCTTCCTTTTGTTTCTGAAAATGATTCAAGAGGAATTTAtggcattaattttttttgtatgcaGTTATGGGTGATTTGGATTTCACTATCGAAATCCACTATGGTGGCAAATTTGTTGACAGTGGACAACGATTAGAGTATTTAGGAGGAATAGTTGTGGAGGATTTACATTTTGAGGTTGATGAATGGTCATTGCAAGAGATTGTCAGTCAACTAAAGCAACTAGGATATAAAGGTTTTGCCAGGGTATGGTACAAGGAACTTGGGATGGATTTGAAGTCAGGTCTTAGAGAGATGAAGTCCGATGGGGATGCGATGAGAATGGCTAGGTCACTGGTGTCAAGTTCATGCAAACATTGTGAGGTATATGTTGTCGATGGAGCTAGAGAAAGTAACGGTATTGAAATCACTTCAAGTGATGCTGATTATGTGCCAAAGGAAGGTGAAGACAGTGGTTCTGGGTTGCTAGAGGTTGAAGTGGATGCTGAGTCAGAGCCTTCTACTGAAGAAGAGGTATTTGATGATAGTGCTGATGATGGTGAGCATGAGGATCACTTTGGGTTTGAGGTGGAGGACAATGATCCACAATCAAATGTATTTGGGGGATTTACTGGCCCACTAAATGATGAGGGAACTGCAGCAGCTGGAACAGCTAAAGGTGATGAAGGTTTAAGGGAGGGTAATGAGCAAGTTGGGGGCATATCTGATGGATATGAGACTGATGACATAGACAGTCATAAGGGGGACTCTGatgatatgataaaaaaaagaggAGGTTCCCTAAATACAATGAGGCAAAGATGAACAGAGAGTATGAATTTCAGGTGGGGCTGGAATTTAAATCACTTAGTCAATTTAAAAAGGCTATTAAGGAGCATGCCCTATTGAATGGTAAGGACGTTAGGTTTCGAAAAAATGATAGGGTGAGGTGTAGAGTTGTTTgcaaaggaagaaaaggaaagtgcAAGTGGATTTGTTTTGCAAGTAAGGTCGGGGATTCTGACTGTTTCAGGATCAAGACTTTGAATGGAAAGCATACATGTGAAAGGAACTATATATAGCGGAAGACTTGCATCAAGTAGTTGGATCTCAAAGaagattgccaacaacatcagtagAGGGGAGGAGATGAAGCTTGTGACAGTTATTCAGACTATCCAAGACAAATACATGGCCAATATCAGTGTTGGTAAGGCTTATTGGGCAAGGAAGAAGGCAAGAGAAGAGGTACATGGACAGACAATCCAACAGTATGCTAAGCTAAGGGATTACTGTGCAGAGATACTTAGGGCAAATTCAGGATCTAGTCTGAGTATATTGGTTGATAGGCCTTCTCTTATGCACCAGCCTCGATTTATGAGAATGTACATGTGCCTTGATGCAGTCAAGAAAGGCTTCTTGGCGGGTTGTAGACCTATTATTGGCGTGGATGGTTGTCACTTGAAGGGTGACCATGGACAGCAGCTGCTAGTTGCTGTTGACAGAGATCCGAATGACAATTACTTTCCAATTGCCGTAGCTGCAATAGAGGCAGAGACTAAGGACAGCTAGGGTTGGTTCTTGGAGATGTTGTTAAATGACATTGGACAATCAATAAAGTGGGTTTTCATGAGTGACCAATAAAAGGTATCACTTAATTTTTTTCCC contains:
- the LOC112746952 gene encoding G-type lectin S-receptor-like serine/threonine-protein kinase At1g11300 isoform X2, producing MGFLSHQTHANSFLFITTLFIFVSIHLCLSSMNDTITSNTSIEDNHTITSNNTNFKLGFFSPPNSTNRYAAIWYLSDSYIIWIANRDQAVKDSSGVIKIHKDGNLVVMDGRNYIVWSTNLTFSTKYVTNISSAQLQDNGNLVLRDGKTGETVWDSFTHPADAAMPRMKITANKITGKKMEYVSWKSPTDPSSGDYSVSMERLAAPELFLWYKKSRPYYRTGPWNGRTFLGSPRMLTEYLYGWRLDHDPDGTNYLTYNFADPDAFAIVWITYDGKLRMAKFLNQKNYYTIDIFPKDCDYYGACGPFGNCDPNSIPICSCFEGFEPRNVHEWSKKNWSSGCVRKKEAQLQCDRLKNLNNNSHNGVDEVQQDGFKVFNNMKVPDFAERSDDDVDNCRTSCLANCSCLAYAYDSYIGCMFWIRDLIDLEQFSIGGVDLFLRVPHSQLATGNKGRRVSKSLIIATIAGVIGVIALAICGYITWQKWTAKQARTLSQKKTTVGEQNQMKLDELPLFEFEKLATATNNFHAENMLGKGGFGPVYKGHLEDGQEIAVKRLSKASGQGLEEFMNEVVVISKLQHRNLVRLLGCCVEPGEQMLVYEFMPNKSLDAFLFDPQRRKVLDWKKRFNIIEGIARGILYLHRDSRLRIIHRDLKASNILLDDAMNPKISDFGLARIFRGDEDDEASTKKVIGTYGYMPPEYAMEGLFSEKSDVYSFGVLLLEIVSGRRNTSFYNHRQSLSLVGYAWKLWNENNIISLIDPEIMDPCFEKSILRCIHIGLLCVQELTKERPTISTVVLMLISEITHLPPPGQVAFVHKQNLYSSESSHKSHPSTRSNNNLTLSEIEGR
- the LOC112746952 gene encoding G-type lectin S-receptor-like serine/threonine-protein kinase At1g11300 isoform X1, whose protein sequence is MGFLSHQTHANSFLFITTLFIFVSIHLCLSSMNDTITSNTSIEDNHTITSNNTNFKLGFFSPPNSTNRYAAIWYLSDSYIIWIANRDQAVKDSSGVIKIHKDGNLVVMDGRNYIVWSTNLTFSTKYVTNISSAQLQDNGNLVLRDGKTGETVWDSFTHPADAAMPRMKITANKITGKKMEYVSWKSPTDPSSGDYSVSMERLAAPELFLWYKKSRPYYRTGPWNGRTFLGSPRMLTEYLYGWRLDHDPDGTNYLTYNFADPDAFAIVWITYDGKLRMAKFLNQKNYYTIDIFPKDCDYYGACGPFGNCDPNSIPICSCFEGFEPRNVHEWSKKNWSSGCVRKKEAQLQCDRLKNLNNNSHNGVDEVQQDGFKVFNNMKVPDFAERSDDDVDNCRTSCLANCSCLAYAYDSYIGCMFWIRDLIDLEQFSIGGVDLFLRVPHSQLGNKGRRVSKSLIIATIAGVIGVIALAICGYITWQKWTAKQARTLSQKKTTVGEQNQMKLDELPLFEFEKLATATNNFHAENMLGKGGFGPVYKGHLEDGQEIAVKRLSKASGQGLEEFMNEVVVISKLQHRNLVRLLGCCVEPGEQMLVYEFMPNKSLDAFLFDPQRRKVLDWKKRFNIIEGIARGILYLHRDSRLRIIHRDLKASNILLDDAMNPKISDFGLARIFRGDEDDEASTKKVIGTYGYMPPEYAMEGLFSEKSDVYSFGVLLLEIVSGRRNTSFYNHRQSLSLVGYAWKLWNENNIISLIDPEIMDPCFEKSILRCIHIGLLCVQELTKERPTISTVVLMLISEITHLPPPGQVAFVHKQNLYSSESSHKSHPSTRSNNNLTLSEIEGR